In Halanaeroarchaeum sp. HSR-CO, one DNA window encodes the following:
- a CDS encoding hemolysin family protein, with protein sequence MVNVALSAAQLVLALFLVVLNGFFVAAEFAFVRIRGTSVDQLAEEGRAGSGTLQEVMTNLDNYLATTQLGITIASLGLGWVGEPAVAALIQPVLEPILPTNLIHLVAFAIGFSIITFLHVVFGELAPKTLAIAQTERLSLFLAPPMKLFYYLLYPGIVVFNGAANAFTRSLGVPPASETDETLGERELLRVLTQSGEGGDIDVAEVTMIERVFDLDDTMVREVMVPRPDVVTVHTDDTLSDLHSTVFEAGHTRYPVLDATDGDQVVGFVDVKDVLQAEVDDGDAETVDDITREILIVPETMTISDLLIQFREDRQQIAAVIDEWGAFEGIATVEDIVEALVGDLRDGFDLDEREPTIRQRDDGGYDIDGSVQLSQVNDALAGNFESEAVETIGGVVLEQLNRVPEPGDRVEIAGYVVEVTSTDGARISTVWVHERDSDETSQD encoded by the coding sequence ATGGTAAACGTCGCGCTATCGGCGGCACAACTCGTCTTAGCGCTGTTTCTCGTCGTACTGAACGGCTTTTTCGTCGCTGCAGAGTTCGCCTTCGTTCGGATACGTGGGACCTCGGTCGATCAACTCGCCGAGGAGGGACGGGCGGGGTCGGGGACACTCCAGGAAGTGATGACGAATCTCGATAACTACCTCGCCACGACCCAACTCGGCATCACTATCGCCTCGCTCGGACTGGGGTGGGTCGGCGAACCCGCAGTCGCAGCACTCATCCAACCCGTTCTGGAACCGATTCTCCCCACGAATCTCATCCATCTCGTCGCGTTCGCGATCGGCTTCAGTATTATTACATTTCTTCACGTCGTCTTCGGCGAACTCGCACCGAAGACCCTTGCGATCGCCCAGACCGAACGGCTTTCGCTGTTCCTCGCCCCACCAATGAAACTCTTCTATTACCTACTCTATCCCGGGATCGTCGTATTCAACGGGGCCGCGAATGCGTTCACGCGGTCGCTCGGTGTCCCGCCCGCCTCCGAAACGGATGAAACCCTCGGTGAGCGGGAACTCCTTCGCGTATTAACCCAATCCGGCGAGGGTGGAGACATCGACGTGGCGGAAGTGACGATGATCGAACGCGTCTTCGATCTCGACGACACCATGGTGCGGGAGGTCATGGTTCCACGACCGGACGTGGTGACCGTTCACACTGATGACACGCTATCCGATCTCCACTCGACCGTGTTCGAGGCCGGGCATACGCGCTATCCGGTCCTCGATGCCACCGATGGAGACCAGGTGGTCGGATTCGTGGATGTCAAGGACGTGCTGCAGGCAGAAGTCGACGATGGGGATGCCGAGACGGTCGATGACATTACCCGCGAGATTCTCATCGTTCCCGAGACGATGACGATCAGCGATCTCCTGATCCAGTTCAGAGAGGATCGCCAACAGATAGCCGCAGTTATCGACGAGTGGGGTGCGTTCGAGGGGATTGCAACGGTTGAAGACATCGTCGAGGCCCTCGTCGGAGACCTTCGGGACGGGTTCGATCTCGATGAGCGCGAACCGACGATACGCCAGCGTGACGATGGGGGATACGATATCGACGGAAGCGTCCAGTTGTCGCAGGTTAACGACGCCCTGGCTGGAAACTTCGAAAGCGAAGCGGTCGAAACGATCGGTGGAGTGGTGCTCGAGCAACTCAACCGCGTACCAGAACCTGGCGACCGCGTCGAGATCGCCGGCTACGTCGTTGAGGTGACGAGCACCGATGGGGCCCGGATTTCGACAGTATGGGTGCACGAAAGGGATTCCGATGAGACGTCCCAGGACTGA
- a CDS encoding PIN domain-containing protein gives MKLVVDANVVITALIADSKSRELVVTLEPDLLTPGYVYDEIDNYEGLIVEKSGMKSDRVSQFMDLLFQYIEVVHSDDFYPAIERADVAIEDTDPDDVLYLTCALACDAAIWSDDSDFDEQELVERYSTTDVVQLFDTR, from the coding sequence ATGAAGCTGGTCGTCGACGCCAACGTCGTCATCACTGCGCTCATTGCCGACTCGAAATCACGCGAACTCGTCGTCACGCTCGAACCCGACTTGCTAACTCCTGGGTACGTCTACGACGAAATCGACAACTACGAGGGGTTGATCGTGGAGAAGTCTGGGATGAAATCGGACCGAGTATCACAGTTCATGGATCTCCTCTTCCAGTACATCGAAGTCGTTCATTCTGACGATTTCTATCCGGCTATCGAGCGTGCAGACGTAGCAATCGAAGATACCGACCCTGACGATGTCCTCTATCTAACATGTGCGCTTGCATGTGATGCGGCTATCTGGAGTGACGACTCTGACTTTGACGAACAGGAACTGGTCGAGCGATATTCGACGACTGATGTGGTCCAGTTGTTCGACACACGTTGA